The following are encoded together in the Macadamia integrifolia cultivar HAES 741 chromosome 10, SCU_Mint_v3, whole genome shotgun sequence genome:
- the LOC122091337 gene encoding subtilisin-like protease SBT1.2: MESKLVFSFTFTFFLSLFSLHASNLQTYIVQLHPHGMTNSAFNTKLEWHLSFLDRTIASDDSPSSRLLYSYHSAMEGFAARLSQIELETLRNKQNVIAVRPDHCLQLHTTYSYKFLGLSLTREDAWLHPGSGHGTIIGVLDTGVWPESPSFSDEQMPQVPKKWRGICQEGQDFNSSNCNRKLIGARFYSKGHRASSSAISRLPAPVEYVSPRDEHGHGTHTSSTAAGVSVPNASVLGNGAGEARGMAPGAHVAMYKVCWLNGCYSSDILAAMDDAIRDGVDILSLSLGGFPIPLYDDSIAIGSYRATERGVMVICAAGNNGPIPNSVANEAPWITAVGASTLDRRFPAGVRMGNGHILYGESMYPGIQLPNAGKELELVYLTDGGKGSELCLRGSLPRARIQGKIVVCDRGVNGRAEKGQAVKESGGAAMILANTAINQEEDSVDAHVLPATLIGYAESVRLKNYINFTRRPTAWIEFGGTVIGRSRAPAVALFSSRGPSLTNPSILKPDIIAPGVNIVAAWPQNLGPTGLPEDSRKVNFTVMSGTSMACPHISGIAALIRSRHPVWSPAAVKSAIMTTADVADHYGKPIMDGENPAGVFAIGAGHVNPERATNPGLVYDIGPSEYIIHLCTLGYSRSQIFTITHMNVSCHEVIAKNRGFSLNYPSISVIFNPGRMGKKIKRQLTNVGLPNSTYSVEVVAPEGVVVKVRPQHLTFNNVNQSLAYSIWFVSRKTIAKTQKVTFAEGHLTWVHTQSSHYRVRSPISVTWTDMKQ, from the coding sequence ATGGAATCCAAACTAGTCTtctccttcaccttcaccttttTCTTGTCTCTGTTTTCTCTTCACGCCTCCAACCTCCAAACCTACATTGTCCAACTACACCCACATGGAATGACCAACTCTGCCTTCAACACAAAGCTCGAGTGGCATCTCTCGTTTCTTGACCGAACCATTGCATCCGACGATAGCCCATCTTCTCGACTTCTTTACTCTTACCATTCTGCTATGGAAGGTTTCGCAGCTCGTCTCTCACAAATTGAGCTGGAAACCTTGCGAAACAAGCAGAATGTAATAGCAGTTAGGCCTGACCATTGCCTCCAATTACACACCACTTACTCATACAAGTTCTTAGGACTAAGCCTCACAAGGGAGGATGCTTGGTTGCACCCTGGCTCTGGCCATGGAACAATAATTGGAGTACTTGACACTGGAGTGTGGCCTGAAAGCCCGAGCTTCAGTGACGAACAAATGCCTCAGGTGCCCAAGAAGTGGAGAGGGATCTGCCAGGAAGGGCAAGACTTCAATTCTTCCAATTGTAACCGTAAGCTCATTGGAGCACGGTTTTATAGTAAAGGGCACCGTGCATCTTCTTCAGCCATTTCTAGATTACCAGCTCCTGTGGAATATGTATCCCCCCGTGATGAGCATGGTCATGGAACCCATACTTCATCAACTGCTGCAGGAGTTTCTGTACCCAATGCAAGTGTACTAGGAAATGGTGCTGGAGAGGCCAGGGGCATGGCGCCTGGTGCCCATGTTGCGATGTACAAGGTATGCTGGCTCAATGGCTGTTACAGCTCTGACATACTTGCTGCAATGGATGATGCTATTAGAGATGGAGTTGAtatcctctccctctctctaggCGGCTTCCCCATACCACTCTATGATGACAGCATCGCAATAGGAAGTTACAGAGCTACGGAGAGGGGTGTTATGGTTATCTGCGCAGCAGGAAACAATGGTCCAATCCCAAACTCAGTTGCCAATGAAGCTCCTTGGATCACTGCTGTTGGTGCCAGCACACTTGACAGGAGATTCCCAGCAGGAGTTCGCATGGGGAATGGCCACATCCTCTACGGTGAATCAATGTACCCCGGAATCCAGTTGCCAAATGCTGGGAAAGAACTTGAGCTTGTGTACCTTACTGATGGGGGCAAGGGAAGTGAACTCTGTTTAAGAGGCTCTCTTCCAAGAGCCAGAATCCAGGGGAAAATTGTGGTTTGCGACCGTGGTGTCAATGGCAGGGCTGAAAAAGGCCAAGCTGTTAAGGAATCAGGTGGTGCGGCAATGATACTGGCGAATACCGCGATCAACCAGGAGGAGGATTCTGTTGATGCTCATGTCTTGCCTGCAACATTGATTGGGTATGCAGAGTCTGTACGCTTAAAGAATTACATAAATTTCACAAGAAGACCCACAGCTTGGATTGAATTTGGAGGAACAGTCATTGGGAGATCTAGAGCACCAGCAGTAGCATTGTTTTCATCAAGAGGGCCTAGTTTAACCAACCCCTCAATCCTCAAGCCAGATATTATAGCTCCTGGAGTGAACATTGTTGCTGCCTGGCCACAAAATTTGGGTCCCACCGGCCTTCCTGAAGATTCTAGAAAAGTAAATTTCACTGTCATGTCAGGGACTTCCATGGCCTGTCCCCATATAAGTGGAATTGCTGCTCTAATTCGCTCTCGCCACCCTGTGTGGAGCCCAGCTGCAGTTAAATCTGCAATTATGACAACGGCGGATGTCGCTGACCATTATGGTAAGCCAATCATGGATGGTGAGAACCCTGCAGGGGTCTTTGCAATTGGAGCTGGACATGTAAACCCTGAAAGAGCAACCAACCCTGGGTTGGTTTATGATATCGGGCCAAGTGAGTATATTATTCATCTCTGCACTCTTGGATACTCAAGGTCACAGATATTCACAATAACTCACATGAATGTGAGTTGCCATGAAGTCATAGCCAAGAACAGGGGTTTCAGCCTCAACTACCCTTCTATTTCTGTGATTTTCAATCCAGGGAGGATGGGCAAGAAGATTAAGAGGCAACTAACAAATGTTGGCCTCCCTAATTCTACGTACTCGGTGGAGGTTGTGGCACCTGAAGGAGTTGTAGTAAAAGTCAGGCCACAACATCTAACATTcaataatgtaaatcaaagttTGGCATACAGCATCTGGTTTGTATCCCGGAAGACAATAGCAAAAACACAGAAGGTGACCTTTGCTGAAGGACATTTGACATGGGTGCACACTCAGAGTAGTCATTACAGGGTAAGGAGCCCAATTTCAGTGACTTGGACGGATATGAAGCAGTAG